One window of Vitis riparia cultivar Riparia Gloire de Montpellier isolate 1030 chromosome 5, EGFV_Vit.rip_1.0, whole genome shotgun sequence genomic DNA carries:
- the LOC117913789 gene encoding vesicle-associated membrane protein 724, producing the protein MSQESFIYSFVARGTMVLAEYTEFTGNFPAIATQCLQRLPSANNKFTYNCDHHTFNFLVEDGYAYCVVAKESVGKQVSIAFLERMKADFKKRYGGGKADTATAKSLNKDFGPIMKEHMQYIIDHAEEIEKLLKVKAQVSEVKSIMLENIDKTLERGENLTILADKTEDLRSQAQQFKKQGSQVRRKMWFQNMKIKLVVLGILLILALVIWVSICHGFNCSN; encoded by the exons ATGAGTCAGGAATCGTTTATATACAGCTTCGTGGCGAGAGGAACGATGGTATTGGCGGAGTACACCGAGTTCACTGGCAACTTTCCCGCAATTGCGACTCAGTGCCTCCAGAGGCTGCCGTCCGCTAACAACAAATTCACCTACAACTGCGATCACCACACCTTCAATTTCCTCGTTGAGGACGGCTATG CTTATTGTGTTGTTGCCAAAGAATCTGTTGGAAAGCAGGTGTCCATTGCATTTTTGGAACGTATGAAAGCAGACTTTAAGAAAAGATATGGAGGAGGTAAAGCAGACACGGCAACTGCCAAAAGTCTCAACAAGGATTTTGG ACCAATTATGAAAGAGCACATGCAGTATATCATTGACCATGCTGAAGAGATAGAAAAACTGTTAAAAGTGAAGGCTCAAGTTTCTGAAGTTAAAAGTATTATGTTGGAGAATATTGACAAG ACTCTTGAGAGAGGTGAGAACCTAACAATTCTTGCTGACAAGACTGAAGATCTGCGTTCACAG GCCCAGCAGTTCAAGAAACAAGGGTCACAAGTCCGACGGAAGATGTGGtttcaaaacatgaaaataaagttGGTTGTTCTTGGAATCTTATTGATCCTTGCCCTGGTAATCTGGGTTTCTATTTGCCATGGATTTAATTGCTCCAACTAG
- the LOC117914016 gene encoding uncharacterized protein LOC117914016: MANSDSTPPLPVVAPLSSRKENVTPIGSKIAELSESRTELLSRIQGLKQDLQSWRSKLDTQVKVYRDELSELKKSLNGEVEQLRSEFQDLRTTLQQQQEDVTASLRNLGLQDVSGDAKEVQDTKEAEDTKVDANYKEVQAAAKDNGKETEN; the protein is encoded by the exons ATGGCCAACTCCGATTCCACTCCTCCTCTTCCCGTCGTCGCTCCACTATCATCC AGGAAGGAAAATGTGACACCGATCGGCTCAAAAATCGCG gAATTAAGTGAATCAAGGACAGAGCTGCTTAGTAGAATTCAAGGGCTGAAACAG GACTTGCAAAGTTGGAGGTCAAAGTTGGACACTCAAGTTAAGGTCTACCGTGAT GAGCTTTCTGAACTCAAAAAATCACTCAATGGTGAAGTGGAGCAACTTCGATCA GAATTTCAAGACCTAAGGACCACTCTTCAGCAGCAACAAGAGGATGTTACTGCAAGCCTAAGAAACTTGGGG CTGCAGGATGTCTCAGGGGATGCTAAAGAGGTTCAAGATACTAAAGAGGCCGAAGATACCAAAGTTGACGCAAATTATAAGGAAGTTCAAGCTGCAGCCAAGGATAATGGTAAGGAAACTGAAAATTAG
- the LOC117914251 gene encoding heavy metal-associated isoprenylated plant protein 35-like, which translates to MASTVAVAAAAAEEPSEQPLKYKTWVLKVSMHCQGCKTKVKKVLQSIDGVYTINIDQKLHKVTVTGNVDVETLIKKLLKTGKPAEKWPEKPSGKEKKSGKGKNKGKENDPKSEENCSDGSPPADAVPKLASAQKHGGESSDDQEKELKNGGKAPEKAPASDHPPAVEHKGSESGCGTGKSGGGKKKKKKGQKGNNTQGGPPGSQLSGVPAGTGSPAHNPGTDQVMGTINLSPTRQEPCPYPPTFFPHQIYVASYSTAHHSISPYPYTFEIFSDENPNSCSII; encoded by the exons atGGCTTCAACAGTAGCAGTAGCCGCAGCTGCAGCTGAAGAACCCTCTGAGCAACCCCTGAAATATAAG ACATGGGTTTTGAAAGTTTCCATGCACTGCCAAGGTTGCAAGACTAAAGTGAAGAAAGTTCTGCAGAGCATTGATG GTGTTTATACAATAAACATTGACCAAAAGCTACACAAAGTTACAGTTACTGGCAACGTCGACGTGGAGACCCTTATTAAGAAGCTGTTGAAGACTGGGAAACCCGCCGAGAAGTGGCCAGAGAAGCCCTCCGGCAAAGAGAAAAAGTCCGGCAAGGGCAAGAACAAAGGCAAAGAGAATGACccaaaaagtgaagaaaattgCAGCGATGGCAGCCCACCAGCGGACGCCGTCCCGAAGCTTGCCTCTGCTCAGAAGCATGGAGGTGAATCAAGTGATGATCAAGAGAAAGAGTTGAAAAATGGCGGGAAGGCGCCGGAAAAAGCTCCGGCCAGCGACCATCCGCCAGCGGTCGAGCACAAGGGCAGTGAAAGTGGTTGTGGTACTGGAAAAAGCGGTGGCggtaaaaagaagaaaaagaaagggcaAAAAGGTAATAATACTCAGGGTGGTCCACCGGGTTCACAGCTAAGTGGTGTACCTGCAGGCACTGGATCTCCAGCTCACAATCCGGGTACGGATCAAGTAATGGGCACGATAAATCTCAGCCCTACACGTCAGGAACCGTGCCCGTACCCGCCAACCTTTTTCCCCCACCAGATTTATGTTGCAAGTTACAGTACGGCCCACCATAGCATAAGCCCTTATCCTTACACTTTCGAGATTTTCAGCGACGAAAACCCGAATAGCTGTTCCATTATATAA
- the LOC117914249 gene encoding probable protein phosphatase 2C 40 isoform X2 produces the protein MEEELTDSPKGDIKVSFGYQCNGNKGIPCEVSNGYEIMPRINVRRTSSFSCLSGAALSANATLANTNICNGLIGAEKLPSWDSPNSFRRVPSSPSLSKLDILSSSLQSSLSNLSCSPSTQSEALENDSYSLKSMSAPSRSDGFLNAMEVQVAGGAAGEDRVQAVCSEENGWLFCAIYDGFNGRDAADFLAGTLYETIVCYFNLSDWESEQEFVRTSNGLGLDGSLQNILDDGNLSHVEKIVSKFDSSKDLGVDNFTRKGPCAKMEAISDSFRHRVLDSLQRSLSQAEHDFLYMVEQEMEDRPDLVSVGSCVLVVLLIGNDLYTVNLGDSRAVLATYTKDYMNEDERLKAIQLTDSHTVDNEVERNQLLCDHPDDPSVIVGGRVKGKLKVTRALGVGYLKQKKLNDALMGILRVRNLLSPPYISTQPSLNVHNISKSDHFVIVGSDGLFDFFSNDEAVELVHSYILTNPSGDPAKFLLEQLVLRAADCAGFSMEELMSIPAGRRRKYHDDVTVIVIILGTNHRTSKASTCL, from the exons ATGGAAGAAGAACTAACGGACAGTCCTAAAGGAGATATTAAAGTAAGTTTTGGCTATCAATGTAATGGCAACAAAGGTATTCCTTGTGAGGTTTCCAATGGATATGAAATCATGCCTAGGATTAATGTCCGAAGAACCAGCAGTTTCTCTTGCTTATCTGGGGCTGCCTTAAGCGCCAATGCCACATTGGCAAACACAAATATCTGCAATGGTTTAATTGGGGCAGAAAAACTTCCTAGTTGGGATTCCCCCAATTCATTTCGCAGGGTTCCCTCTTCACCATCCCTTTCAAAGTTGGATATCTTATCATCTTCTCTACAAAGTAGTCTGTCAAATTTAAGTTGCAGTCCATCCACACAAAGTGAGGCTCTTGAAAATGATTCCTATTCATTGAAATCCATGAGTGCTCCTTCCAGAAGTGATGGTTTCCTAAATGCTATGGAAGTTCAAGTGGCAGGTGGAGCTGCTGGTGAAGACAGAGTTCAAGCTGTCTGTTCTGAAGAAAATGGGTGGCTTTTTTGCGCAATCTATGATGGATTCAATGGAAGAGATGCAGCTGATTTTCTGGCTGGAACATTGTATGAAACTATTGTATGCTACTTTAATTTATCGGACTGGGAATCAGAACAGGAGTTTGTTAGAACTTCCAATGGTTTAGGTTTGGATGGTTCCCTCCAAAATATTCTAGATGATGGTAATTTAAGCCATGTggaaaaaattgtttcaaaatttgaCAGCAGCAAGGATTTAGGTGTTGACAATTTCACCAGGAAAGGACCATGTGCCAAAATGGAAGCGATATCTGATTCGTTTAGGCATAGAGTGCTTGATAGCCTCCAACGTTCTCTCAGTCAGGCAGAACATGATTTCTTATACATGGTTGAGCAGGAAATGGAAGATCGCCCTGATTTAGTGTCTGTTGGGTCTTGTGTTTTGGTTGTGCTTCTCATAGGAAACGATTTGTACACGGTAAATTTAGGAGACAGTAGAGCTGTATTGGCAACATATACTAAAGATTACATGAATGAGGATGAGAGATTGAAAGCCATCCAGCTCACAGACAGTCATACTGTTGATAATGAAGTTGAAAGAAATCAGCTTCTATGTGATCATCCTGATGATCCCTCAGTAATCGTTGGTGGGAGagtaaaaggaaaattgaagGTTACTCGTGCATTGGGAGTTGGTTACCTGAAACAG AAAAAACTGAATGATGCTTTGATGGGTATTCTTCGAGTTCGTAACCTCTTAAGTCCTCCATATATCTCTACACAGCCATCATTGAATGTCCACAATATCTCAAAGTCCGATCATTTTGTTATAGTTGGGAGTGATGGTTTGTTTGACTTCTTCAGCAATGATGAGGCGGTAGAGCTTGTCCATTCTTATATTTTGACCAATCCTTCTGGTGATCCAGCAAAGTTTCTGTTGGAACAACTAGTACTGAGAGCAGCAGATTGTGCAG GTTTCAGTATGGAAGAATTAATGAGTATCCCAGCTGGTAGGAGAAGGAAATACCATGATGATGTGACTGTAATTGTGATCATCCTTGGAACAAATCACCGCACTTCAAAGGCATCAACTTgcctataa
- the LOC117914249 gene encoding probable protein phosphatase 2C 40 isoform X1, with amino-acid sequence MIRLPKIMEEELTDSPKGDIKVSFGYQCNGNKGIPCEVSNGYEIMPRINVRRTSSFSCLSGAALSANATLANTNICNGLIGAEKLPSWDSPNSFRRVPSSPSLSKLDILSSSLQSSLSNLSCSPSTQSEALENDSYSLKSMSAPSRSDGFLNAMEVQVAGGAAGEDRVQAVCSEENGWLFCAIYDGFNGRDAADFLAGTLYETIVCYFNLSDWESEQEFVRTSNGLGLDGSLQNILDDGNLSHVEKIVSKFDSSKDLGVDNFTRKGPCAKMEAISDSFRHRVLDSLQRSLSQAEHDFLYMVEQEMEDRPDLVSVGSCVLVVLLIGNDLYTVNLGDSRAVLATYTKDYMNEDERLKAIQLTDSHTVDNEVERNQLLCDHPDDPSVIVGGRVKGKLKVTRALGVGYLKQKKLNDALMGILRVRNLLSPPYISTQPSLNVHNISKSDHFVIVGSDGLFDFFSNDEAVELVHSYILTNPSGDPAKFLLEQLVLRAADCAGFSMEELMSIPAGRRRKYHDDVTVIVIILGTNHRTSKASTCL; translated from the exons ATGATCAGGCTG CCAAAAATCATGGAAGAAGAACTAACGGACAGTCCTAAAGGAGATATTAAAGTAAGTTTTGGCTATCAATGTAATGGCAACAAAGGTATTCCTTGTGAGGTTTCCAATGGATATGAAATCATGCCTAGGATTAATGTCCGAAGAACCAGCAGTTTCTCTTGCTTATCTGGGGCTGCCTTAAGCGCCAATGCCACATTGGCAAACACAAATATCTGCAATGGTTTAATTGGGGCAGAAAAACTTCCTAGTTGGGATTCCCCCAATTCATTTCGCAGGGTTCCCTCTTCACCATCCCTTTCAAAGTTGGATATCTTATCATCTTCTCTACAAAGTAGTCTGTCAAATTTAAGTTGCAGTCCATCCACACAAAGTGAGGCTCTTGAAAATGATTCCTATTCATTGAAATCCATGAGTGCTCCTTCCAGAAGTGATGGTTTCCTAAATGCTATGGAAGTTCAAGTGGCAGGTGGAGCTGCTGGTGAAGACAGAGTTCAAGCTGTCTGTTCTGAAGAAAATGGGTGGCTTTTTTGCGCAATCTATGATGGATTCAATGGAAGAGATGCAGCTGATTTTCTGGCTGGAACATTGTATGAAACTATTGTATGCTACTTTAATTTATCGGACTGGGAATCAGAACAGGAGTTTGTTAGAACTTCCAATGGTTTAGGTTTGGATGGTTCCCTCCAAAATATTCTAGATGATGGTAATTTAAGCCATGTggaaaaaattgtttcaaaatttgaCAGCAGCAAGGATTTAGGTGTTGACAATTTCACCAGGAAAGGACCATGTGCCAAAATGGAAGCGATATCTGATTCGTTTAGGCATAGAGTGCTTGATAGCCTCCAACGTTCTCTCAGTCAGGCAGAACATGATTTCTTATACATGGTTGAGCAGGAAATGGAAGATCGCCCTGATTTAGTGTCTGTTGGGTCTTGTGTTTTGGTTGTGCTTCTCATAGGAAACGATTTGTACACGGTAAATTTAGGAGACAGTAGAGCTGTATTGGCAACATATACTAAAGATTACATGAATGAGGATGAGAGATTGAAAGCCATCCAGCTCACAGACAGTCATACTGTTGATAATGAAGTTGAAAGAAATCAGCTTCTATGTGATCATCCTGATGATCCCTCAGTAATCGTTGGTGGGAGagtaaaaggaaaattgaagGTTACTCGTGCATTGGGAGTTGGTTACCTGAAACAG AAAAAACTGAATGATGCTTTGATGGGTATTCTTCGAGTTCGTAACCTCTTAAGTCCTCCATATATCTCTACACAGCCATCATTGAATGTCCACAATATCTCAAAGTCCGATCATTTTGTTATAGTTGGGAGTGATGGTTTGTTTGACTTCTTCAGCAATGATGAGGCGGTAGAGCTTGTCCATTCTTATATTTTGACCAATCCTTCTGGTGATCCAGCAAAGTTTCTGTTGGAACAACTAGTACTGAGAGCAGCAGATTGTGCAG GTTTCAGTATGGAAGAATTAATGAGTATCCCAGCTGGTAGGAGAAGGAAATACCATGATGATGTGACTGTAATTGTGATCATCCTTGGAACAAATCACCGCACTTCAAAGGCATCAACTTgcctataa